One Mycoavidus sp. B2-EB genomic region harbors:
- a CDS encoding PoNi-like cognate immunity protein: protein MIRDSLKDKEWFDKWIKFDEYAIGEYIKGLKTHFNDPTYKPQYIFELVKIYWYLMLSCYSRGDAIHELAQYFPPMLDAWEESERLGKDIWDKQTQYTRNAWEVNFDQYINCFWLVGLALALEIPNDQWQRLLVLIGNEGEDELLDRIIASREPSRKIGNKLCHAKPYQRLLDAINAPKDQQAKKLKIFVEKWYAELIRQPKKEQPPKIEALFSKRPYWYNFHLNTIEQGWYFGYWCIEAIAAVKAFGLDDSLCLGHPNYPGDLLRPNGPSTHPERVENDLAVKEEQANETSEKNSHHFWSRLFNIIKPKL from the coding sequence ATGATTCGTGATAGCTTAAAAGACAAAGAATGGTTTGATAAGTGGATCAAATTTGACGAATATGCGATTGGTGAATATATTAAGGGTCTCAAAACTCATTTTAATGATCCTACATATAAGCCGCAATATATCTTTGAATTAGTTAAAATATATTGGTATCTAATGCTTAGCTGTTATTCTCGAGGGGATGCTATTCATGAACTAGCTCAATACTTTCCACCCATGCTTGATGCTTGGGAAGAGTCTGAAAGGTTGGGGAAAGATATTTGGGACAAGCAAACGCAATACACACGTAATGCATGGGAGGTCAATTTTGATCAATACATTAATTGTTTTTGGCTGGTAGGTCTGGCTCTGGCCCTTGAAATCCCCAATGATCAATGGCAACGGTTACTTGTACTGATTGGTAATGAAGGGGAAGATGAATTGTTAGATCGTATCATTGCTAGCCGAGAGCCCTCGCGTAAGATTGGGAATAAGCTATGCCATGCAAAACCCTATCAGCGCTTGCTTGACGCAATTAACGCACCTAAGGATCAGCAGGCAAAGAAGCTCAAAATTTTTGTTGAAAAATGGTATGCTGAATTAATTCGGCAGCCTAAAAAAGAACAGCCCCCCAAAATAGAGGCTTTATTTTCTAAACGTCCATATTGGTACAATTTTCATCTTAATACGATTGAACAAGGGTGGTATTTCGGTTATTGGTGTATCGAAGCTATAGCCGCCGTCAAAGCTTTTGGCTTAGATGATTCTTTATGCTTAGGCCATCCCAATTATCCCGGCGATTTATTGCGACCCAATGGCCCTTCTACTCACCCTGAACGAGTAGAGAATGATCTAGCAGTTAAGGAAGAACAGGCCAACGAAACATCAGAAAAGAATTCCCATCATTTTTGGTCGAGGCTTTTTAATATAATAAAGCCTAAGCTTTGA